The Couchioplanes caeruleus sequence GGCGGCCCTCGGCTCGACCCTGACGAACAAGTACGCCGAGGGCTACCCCGGCCGGCGGTACTACGGGGGCTGCGCCGAGGTCGACCGGGCCGAGGAGCTGGCCGTCGAGCGGGCACGGGAGCTCTTCGGCGCGGACCACGCCAACGTGCAGCCGCATTCCGGGGCGTCGGCGAACATGGCCGCGTACGCCGCCCTCGTGCAGCCCGGCGACCCGGTGCTGGCCATGGACCTGCCGCACGGCGGCCACCTCACCCACGGCAGCAAGGTCAACTTCTCCGGGAAGTGGTTCCACCCCATCGGCTACCGGGTACGCCACGACACCGAGCTGATCGACTACGACGAGGTGCGCGACCTCGCCCTGGCGCACCGCCCCAAGCTGATCGTCTGCGGCGCGACCGCGTACCCCAGGCTCATCGACTTCAAGGCCTTCCGGGACATCGCCGACGAGGTGGGCGCGTATCTCATGGTCGACGCGGCGCACTTCATCGGGCTGGTCGCGGGCCGGGCGGTGCCCTCGCCCGTACCGTATGCGGACGTAGTGTCCTGCACCACCCACAAGGTGCTGCGCGGGCCGCGAGGCGGCATGATTCTCTGCCGTGAGAGTCTCGCCGCGCGCATCGACAAGGCCGTCTTCCCCTTCACCCAGGGCGGGCCGCTGATGCACGCCGTCGCCGCGAAGGCGGTCGCGCTGCGGGAGGCCTCGCTGCCCGATTACCAGACGTACGCCCAGCAGGTGGTGCGCAACAGCCAGGCGCTGACCTCCGGGCTGGCCGCCGAGGGCATGCGTCCCGTCTCCGGAGGCACCGACACCCATCTGGCCCTGGTCGACCTGCGCGACCTCGGGGTCAGCGGGCGCGACGCGGAGGAGCGCTGCGACCGTGGGCGGATCACTCTCAACAAGAACGCCATCCCGTTCGACCCGGAGAAGCCGATGACCGCCTCCGGGATCCGGGTCGGCACGCCCAGCGTGACCACGCAGGGCATGCGCGAGGGGGAGATGCGGCAGATCGCCGGGCTGATCGCCGCCGCCGTGCGCGCCGATCCGGCGACGGTCGCGGGCGCGGGCACGCTGCGCGACACCGCGGACGAGGTGAGTGCGCTTGTCCGGCGCTTCCCGGCGTACGCGGGGGAGGGTGTGCCCGCATGACGGAGTCGCAGCCCGCCGCCGCGCGGGAGCAGCGCGGCGATGCCGTGCCCGGGCAGCGGGACACGGGGGAATGGGACGACTTCATGCCCGAAGAGGACGACGAGGACCAGGGGCCGCTGCCCGAGCTGCCCCCGCTTCCCGACGATCCACGGTGGCGGGTCGAGCATCTGCCGCTCCTCACGGCGTTCTCGTTCGCGCTGATGATGTGCGCGGCCTCGGTGGGGTTCCTCACGTCGGGCGTGCCGGCGGCGTTCGGCGCGGTGGCCGGGGTGGCGATCGTGACCGTGAGCTACACCATGTCGACGCTCGTGCTGGCCTGGGCCGACACCGTCCGTCCGGCGCTGCTGATGCCGCTGGGCATCACCACATACGTGGTGAAGTACTCGTTGCTCGGCGTGATCCTCGCATTTGTGATCTCCTCGGAGTGGCAGGGTCGTTCGGCGCTCGGCTGGGGCGTCGTCGCCGGCGTCATGGGCTGGTCGGCCGTGCAGGTCTGGTGGGTGGCCCGCCTGAGCCGCCGTCAGTGATCTTTTGCACCGGCGTCGTGCCACGTCAACGAGCCTTTCGTGGGTTTTGATCCACGAATCGGTGACGGGAAGACGGCAAAGGTGTCCGGTTCTCGCGGAGGGGGAGTACCGTGTCTGGCTAGTTGCGAGACCCCCGACGCCTGGACAACTGCGGTTGTGCGGGGGGTCCCGCTTAGCTTCGCGTTCCTGGCTGATATCTTCATGCCGTCATGGCCGGTCAGAAACCTCCCAACGATTCTCACGGTGACGACGGTCCACCCCCGCCCGACACGGGCATGGGCATGACCGCGGTCGCCTACCTCTTCTCGGGAATGTTGGTCTGGGGCGGGATCGGCTGGCTGGTCGACCACTTGGTCGGTACCAAAGGGATCTTCGCCGGAATCGGCGCGGTCGTCGGTATCGGTGGTGGTGTCTACCTCATCGTGCGCCGTCTCGGCGCCTGACAGGAAAGGGCTACGGTGATCGGTCAGTCGACGGTCCTCGCAGCGGAGTTCCCGCCCAGCGTCGAGGACTTCTACCTGCCCAGCATCCTGCCGTGGGGCGCGCACGACAACTACTGGTTCACCAAGATCACTCTGCTGGTCTGGGTGGCGGTGGCCGCGATCATCATCTTCTTCCTGGTCTCGAACCGGAAGCCGAAGCTGGTGCCCACCAAGAAGCAGTGGCTGGCGGAGAGCATTTACGGCTTCGTGCGCAACAACATCGCGGTCGATATGATCGGTCCGCGTGGTGTGGCCTTCGCGCCCTACTTGACGACGCTCTTCTGCTTCATCCTGATGATGAACCTCTTCGGCATCGTGCCGCTGGTGCAGATCTCACCGAGCTCGCACATCGCGTTCCCGGCGGTTCTCGCGGTGATCAGCTATGTCATGTTCATCTACGTCGGTATGCGTCACCACGGCGGTCTGAATTACTTCAAGCACGCCTTGATCCCGCCGGCGCCGTGGTTCATTCTGCCGCTGCTGATCCCGATCGAGTTCTTCTCGAACTTCCTGGTCCGCCCCTTCTCGCTGGCGGTCCGACTCTTCGCCAACATGTTCGCGGGCCACATGCTGCTGCTGGTGTTCACGCTCGGTGGCTTCGCGATGATCAATGCGAACGCCTGGCTGGCTCCGGTTTCGGTGCTGTCCTGGCTGCTGACCGTGGCGCTGACCCTGCTCGAGTTCCTGGTGATCTGCCTCCAGGCCTACGTCTTCACCGTGCTGACCGCGAGCTACGTGCAGGGTGCGCTCGCCGACGAGCACTGAAAGCTGTCGGAGCTCCAAACCGTTTGTCGTCCCGCGTGATCGCCACGCGAGATACCAGGAGGAATCTGTAATGGGTGTTGACGTTCTTGCCGCAGTTGAGGGCAGCACCGCCGCCATCGGCTACGGCCTCGCCGCCATCGGCCCCGGCATCGGTGTCGGCCTGGTCTTCTCGGCCTACATCCAGTCGACCGCTCGTCAGCCGGAGTCGTCCCGCCTGACCCTGCCCTACGTCTGGATCGGCTTCGCCGTCATCGAGGCGCTCGCCCTGCTGGGCATCGCCTTCGGCTTCATCTGGCAGGGAAGCAACCTCTAAAGCCTTTCCCTCGCTAGGAGGTGTTCATGCTTTCCCTTTCCTATCTGGCCGCTGAGGCCGGAGAAGAGTCCGGCCACAACCCGATCATTCCTGTCTGGCAGGAGATCGTGGTCGGCTCGGTGGCGTTCGCCGTGCTCTGCTTCGTCCTGATGAAGTTCGTCTTCCCGCAGATGGAGAAGACGTTCAAGGCTCGGGTCGACGCGATCGAGGGCGGCATCAAGCGCGCCGAGGCCGCTCAGGCCGAGGCGAACGGGCTGCTCGAGCAGTACAAGACGCAGCTCGCCGAGGCCCGCACCGAGGCCGCGCGCATCCGCGACGAGGCTCGTGCCGACGCCGAGGGCATCCGCCAGGACGTCCTCGCCAAGGCCCGGGAGGAGTCCGAGCGCATCATCGCCGCGGGTCGCGAGCAGCTCGCCGCCCAGCGCGAGAGCATCGTGCGCGACCTGCGCTCCGAGGTGGGCACGCTCGCGGTGGACCTGGCCAGCAAGATCGTCGGTGAGTCTCTCGCCGACGAGGCGCGCAGCCGGGGCACCGTCGACCGGTTCATCAGCGAGCTCGGCGCCGGTACGGGCGGGCGCTGATGGCGACCGTCAACCGGGAGTCGTACGCCGCCGCCGCGGAGAAGCTGACCGCGGGAACGCAGTCGGCCACCGCCGCGCAGCTCGCCACGACCGCCGACGAGATCGTGTCGGTGGCGCGGTTGC is a genomic window containing:
- the atpB gene encoding F0F1 ATP synthase subunit A; its protein translation is MIGQSTVLAAEFPPSVEDFYLPSILPWGAHDNYWFTKITLLVWVAVAAIIIFFLVSNRKPKLVPTKKQWLAESIYGFVRNNIAVDMIGPRGVAFAPYLTTLFCFILMMNLFGIVPLVQISPSSHIAFPAVLAVISYVMFIYVGMRHHGGLNYFKHALIPPAPWFILPLLIPIEFFSNFLVRPFSLAVRLFANMFAGHMLLLVFTLGGFAMINANAWLAPVSVLSWLLTVALTLLEFLVICLQAYVFTVLTASYVQGALADEH
- the glyA gene encoding serine hydroxymethyltransferase, with product MDTFWGPDFSALRREDPEIAEVILGELDRQRGGLQLIASENFTSPAVLAALGSTLTNKYAEGYPGRRYYGGCAEVDRAEELAVERARELFGADHANVQPHSGASANMAAYAALVQPGDPVLAMDLPHGGHLTHGSKVNFSGKWFHPIGYRVRHDTELIDYDEVRDLALAHRPKLIVCGATAYPRLIDFKAFRDIADEVGAYLMVDAAHFIGLVAGRAVPSPVPYADVVSCTTHKVLRGPRGGMILCRESLAARIDKAVFPFTQGGPLMHAVAAKAVALREASLPDYQTYAQQVVRNSQALTSGLAAEGMRPVSGGTDTHLALVDLRDLGVSGRDAEERCDRGRITLNKNAIPFDPEKPMTASGIRVGTPSVTTQGMREGEMRQIAGLIAAAVRADPATVAGAGTLRDTADEVSALVRRFPAYAGEGVPA
- a CDS encoding ATP synthase F0 subunit C translates to MGVDVLAAVEGSTAAIGYGLAAIGPGIGVGLVFSAYIQSTARQPESSRLTLPYVWIGFAVIEALALLGIAFGFIWQGSNL
- a CDS encoding F0F1 ATP synthase subunit B: MLSLSYLAAEAGEESGHNPIIPVWQEIVVGSVAFAVLCFVLMKFVFPQMEKTFKARVDAIEGGIKRAEAAQAEANGLLEQYKTQLAEARTEAARIRDEARADAEGIRQDVLAKAREESERIIAAGREQLAAQRESIVRDLRSEVGTLAVDLASKIVGESLADEARSRGTVDRFISELGAGTGGR